A section of the Triticum dicoccoides isolate Atlit2015 ecotype Zavitan chromosome 7A, WEW_v2.0, whole genome shotgun sequence genome encodes:
- the LOC119327512 gene encoding BTB/POZ domain-containing protein POB1-like isoform X3 has protein sequence MDPDFSRASGGPSFEFAFNSVNFSDRVLRIEIVAGDDAPGAKGAAGEGCSSIADWARHRKRRREDLRRDKECGKYMSEPANIKIEADERDTYEETNEEPVAMIEESPPDIGQDGEDGESSDSSWNMECNQVLRVKSIYISSAILAAKSPFFYKLFSNGMKESDQRHATLRITASEESALMELLSFIYSGKLTTNQPTLLLDILMMSDKFEVVSCMRHCSQLLRSLPMTTESALLYLDLPSSISMAAAVQPLTDAAKEFLANKYKDLTKFQDEVMNIPLAGIEAILCSNDLQVASEDAVYDFVIKWARAQYSRTEERREVLGTRLLPLVRFSHMTCRKLRKVLACSDLDNEQATKSVTDALLYKADAPHRQRALATDVLTSRKYTERAYKYRPLKVVEFDRPYPQCIAYLDLKREECGRLFPSGRIYSQAFHLAGQGFFLSAHCNMDQQSAFHCFGLFLGMQEKGSTSVTVDYEFAARTRPSGEFVSKYKGCYTFTGGKAVGYRNLFAIPWPSFMADDSLFFINGVLHLRAELTIKQL, from the exons ATGGACCCGGACTTCTCCCGGGCGAGCGGCGGCCCGAGCTTCGAGTTCGCCTTCAACTCGGTCAACTTCTCCGACCGGGTCCTGCGGATCGAGATCGTCGCCGGGGACGACGCGCCGGGGGCCAAGGGCGCCGCGGGCGAGGGGTGCTCGTCCATCGCCGACTGGGCGCGCCACCGCAAGCGCCGCAGGGAGGACCTCCGCCGCGACAAAG AATGTGGAAAGTATATGTCAGAACCAGCAAACATCAAAATTGAAGCAGATGAACGTGATACCTATGAGGAAACCAACGAGGAGCCTGTAGCTATGATAGAAGAATCTCCACCTGATATTGGACAAGATG GTGAGGATGGAGAAAGCAGCGACTCATCCTGGAATATGGAGTGCAATCAGGTTTTGAGAGTGAAGTCTATATATATCAGCTCTGCGATTCTAGCTGCAAAAAGTCCCTTCTTTTACAAG CTTTTCTCAAATGGCATGAAAGAATCCGACCAGAGGCATGCAACTCTTAGAATAACTGCTTCAG AGGAAAGTGCCCTTATGGAGCTTTTAAGTTTTATTTACAGTGGAAAGTTGACGACCAATCAGCCAACCCTTCTGCTTGATATCTTGATGATGTCTGACAAATTTGAAGTTGTTTCTTGCATGAGACACTGCAGTCAACTACTAAGAAGCTTACCTATGACCACAGAATCTGCACTTCTCTATCTAGATCTGCCTTCCAGCATTTCAATGGCTGCAGCAGTTCAGCCACTGACTGATGCTGCCAAGGAATTCCTCGCCAACAAATACAAGGATTTGACTAA GTTCCAGGATGAAGTGATGAACATCCCCCTTGCTGGGATTGAAGCCATCTTATGTAGTAATGACCTTCAGGTGGCATCAGAGGACGCAGTCTATGACTTCGTGATCAAATGGGCTCGTGCTCAATACTCAAGAACGGAAGAAAGACGTGAAGTCTTGGGGACTCGTTTGCTGCCACTTGTTAGGTTTTCTCATATGACCTGCAGGAAGTTGCGGAAGGTCCTTGCATGCAGTGATCTGGATAATGAGCAAGCAACTAAAAGTGTCACTGATGCACTCCTGTACAAAGCTGATGCACCACATCGACAGCGCGCCCTTGCTACAGATGTGTTGACCTCTAGGAAATATACTGAACGAGCTTACAAATATCGCCCACTTAAGGTGGTGGAATTTGACCGACCGTATCCTCAATGCATAGCATACTTGGATCTGAAGCGCGAGGAGTGTGGCCGACTATTCCCATCTGGGCGGATTTACTCGCAAGCATTCCATCTTGCTGGACAGGGATTCTTCCTCTCAGCACATTGCAACATGGATCAGCAAAGCGCTTTCCACTGCTTTGGTCTCTTCTTGGGGATGCAAGAGAAAGGCTCAACGAGTGTTACCGTGGACTACGAGTTTGCTGCAAGGACAAGGCCATCGGGTGAGTTTGTCAGTAAGTACAAGGGCTGCTACACCTTCACTGGTGGAAAGGCGGTTGGCTACCGCAATCTCTTCGCAATTCCCTGGCCGTCGTTTATGGCTGATGATAGCCTCTTCTTCATCAATGGGGTACTACATCTGAGAGCAGAATTGACCATAAAGCAACTCTAG
- the LOC119327512 gene encoding BTB/POZ domain-containing protein At2g46260-like isoform X1, with product MDPDFSRASGGPSFEFAFNSVNFSDRVLRIEIVAGDDAPGAKGAAGEGCSSIADWARHRKRRREDLRRDKGGEGWPTSRHHFECGKYMSEPANIKIEADERDTYEETNEEPVAMIEESPPDIGQDGEDGESSDSSWNMECNQVLRVKSIYISSAILAAKSPFFYKLFSNGMKESDQRHATLRITASEESALMELLSFIYSGKLTTNQPTLLLDILMMSDKFEVVSCMRHCSQLLRSLPMTTESALLYLDLPSSISMAAAVQPLTDAAKEFLANKYKDLTKFQDEVMNIPLAGIEAILCSNDLQVASEDAVYDFVIKWARAQYSRTEERREVLGTRLLPLVRFSHMTCRKLRKVLACSDLDNEQATKSVTDALLYKADAPHRQRALATDVLTSRKYTERAYKYRPLKVVEFDRPYPQCIAYLDLKREECGRLFPSGRIYSQAFHLAGQGFFLSAHCNMDQQSAFHCFGLFLGMQEKGSTSVTVDYEFAARTRPSGEFVSKYKGCYTFTGGKAVGYRNLFAIPWPSFMADDSLFFINGVLHLRAELTIKQL from the exons ATGGACCCGGACTTCTCCCGGGCGAGCGGCGGCCCGAGCTTCGAGTTCGCCTTCAACTCGGTCAACTTCTCCGACCGGGTCCTGCGGATCGAGATCGTCGCCGGGGACGACGCGCCGGGGGCCAAGGGCGCCGCGGGCGAGGGGTGCTCGTCCATCGCCGACTGGGCGCGCCACCGCAAGCGCCGCAGGGAGGACCTCCGCCGCGACAAAGGTGGGGAAGGTTGGCCTACGTCTCGTCATCATTTCG AATGTGGAAAGTATATGTCAGAACCAGCAAACATCAAAATTGAAGCAGATGAACGTGATACCTATGAGGAAACCAACGAGGAGCCTGTAGCTATGATAGAAGAATCTCCACCTGATATTGGACAAGATG GTGAGGATGGAGAAAGCAGCGACTCATCCTGGAATATGGAGTGCAATCAGGTTTTGAGAGTGAAGTCTATATATATCAGCTCTGCGATTCTAGCTGCAAAAAGTCCCTTCTTTTACAAG CTTTTCTCAAATGGCATGAAAGAATCCGACCAGAGGCATGCAACTCTTAGAATAACTGCTTCAG AGGAAAGTGCCCTTATGGAGCTTTTAAGTTTTATTTACAGTGGAAAGTTGACGACCAATCAGCCAACCCTTCTGCTTGATATCTTGATGATGTCTGACAAATTTGAAGTTGTTTCTTGCATGAGACACTGCAGTCAACTACTAAGAAGCTTACCTATGACCACAGAATCTGCACTTCTCTATCTAGATCTGCCTTCCAGCATTTCAATGGCTGCAGCAGTTCAGCCACTGACTGATGCTGCCAAGGAATTCCTCGCCAACAAATACAAGGATTTGACTAA GTTCCAGGATGAAGTGATGAACATCCCCCTTGCTGGGATTGAAGCCATCTTATGTAGTAATGACCTTCAGGTGGCATCAGAGGACGCAGTCTATGACTTCGTGATCAAATGGGCTCGTGCTCAATACTCAAGAACGGAAGAAAGACGTGAAGTCTTGGGGACTCGTTTGCTGCCACTTGTTAGGTTTTCTCATATGACCTGCAGGAAGTTGCGGAAGGTCCTTGCATGCAGTGATCTGGATAATGAGCAAGCAACTAAAAGTGTCACTGATGCACTCCTGTACAAAGCTGATGCACCACATCGACAGCGCGCCCTTGCTACAGATGTGTTGACCTCTAGGAAATATACTGAACGAGCTTACAAATATCGCCCACTTAAGGTGGTGGAATTTGACCGACCGTATCCTCAATGCATAGCATACTTGGATCTGAAGCGCGAGGAGTGTGGCCGACTATTCCCATCTGGGCGGATTTACTCGCAAGCATTCCATCTTGCTGGACAGGGATTCTTCCTCTCAGCACATTGCAACATGGATCAGCAAAGCGCTTTCCACTGCTTTGGTCTCTTCTTGGGGATGCAAGAGAAAGGCTCAACGAGTGTTACCGTGGACTACGAGTTTGCTGCAAGGACAAGGCCATCGGGTGAGTTTGTCAGTAAGTACAAGGGCTGCTACACCTTCACTGGTGGAAAGGCGGTTGGCTACCGCAATCTCTTCGCAATTCCCTGGCCGTCGTTTATGGCTGATGATAGCCTCTTCTTCATCAATGGGGTACTACATCTGAGAGCAGAATTGACCATAAAGCAACTCTAG
- the LOC119327512 gene encoding BTB/POZ domain-containing protein POB1-like isoform X2, with amino-acid sequence MDPDFSRASGGPSFEFAFNSVNFSDRVLRIEIVAGDDAPGAKGAAGEGCSSIADWARHRKRRREDLRRDKGGEECGKYMSEPANIKIEADERDTYEETNEEPVAMIEESPPDIGQDGEDGESSDSSWNMECNQVLRVKSIYISSAILAAKSPFFYKLFSNGMKESDQRHATLRITASEESALMELLSFIYSGKLTTNQPTLLLDILMMSDKFEVVSCMRHCSQLLRSLPMTTESALLYLDLPSSISMAAAVQPLTDAAKEFLANKYKDLTKFQDEVMNIPLAGIEAILCSNDLQVASEDAVYDFVIKWARAQYSRTEERREVLGTRLLPLVRFSHMTCRKLRKVLACSDLDNEQATKSVTDALLYKADAPHRQRALATDVLTSRKYTERAYKYRPLKVVEFDRPYPQCIAYLDLKREECGRLFPSGRIYSQAFHLAGQGFFLSAHCNMDQQSAFHCFGLFLGMQEKGSTSVTVDYEFAARTRPSGEFVSKYKGCYTFTGGKAVGYRNLFAIPWPSFMADDSLFFINGVLHLRAELTIKQL; translated from the exons ATGGACCCGGACTTCTCCCGGGCGAGCGGCGGCCCGAGCTTCGAGTTCGCCTTCAACTCGGTCAACTTCTCCGACCGGGTCCTGCGGATCGAGATCGTCGCCGGGGACGACGCGCCGGGGGCCAAGGGCGCCGCGGGCGAGGGGTGCTCGTCCATCGCCGACTGGGCGCGCCACCGCAAGCGCCGCAGGGAGGACCTCCGCCGCGACAAAGGTGGGGAAG AATGTGGAAAGTATATGTCAGAACCAGCAAACATCAAAATTGAAGCAGATGAACGTGATACCTATGAGGAAACCAACGAGGAGCCTGTAGCTATGATAGAAGAATCTCCACCTGATATTGGACAAGATG GTGAGGATGGAGAAAGCAGCGACTCATCCTGGAATATGGAGTGCAATCAGGTTTTGAGAGTGAAGTCTATATATATCAGCTCTGCGATTCTAGCTGCAAAAAGTCCCTTCTTTTACAAG CTTTTCTCAAATGGCATGAAAGAATCCGACCAGAGGCATGCAACTCTTAGAATAACTGCTTCAG AGGAAAGTGCCCTTATGGAGCTTTTAAGTTTTATTTACAGTGGAAAGTTGACGACCAATCAGCCAACCCTTCTGCTTGATATCTTGATGATGTCTGACAAATTTGAAGTTGTTTCTTGCATGAGACACTGCAGTCAACTACTAAGAAGCTTACCTATGACCACAGAATCTGCACTTCTCTATCTAGATCTGCCTTCCAGCATTTCAATGGCTGCAGCAGTTCAGCCACTGACTGATGCTGCCAAGGAATTCCTCGCCAACAAATACAAGGATTTGACTAA GTTCCAGGATGAAGTGATGAACATCCCCCTTGCTGGGATTGAAGCCATCTTATGTAGTAATGACCTTCAGGTGGCATCAGAGGACGCAGTCTATGACTTCGTGATCAAATGGGCTCGTGCTCAATACTCAAGAACGGAAGAAAGACGTGAAGTCTTGGGGACTCGTTTGCTGCCACTTGTTAGGTTTTCTCATATGACCTGCAGGAAGTTGCGGAAGGTCCTTGCATGCAGTGATCTGGATAATGAGCAAGCAACTAAAAGTGTCACTGATGCACTCCTGTACAAAGCTGATGCACCACATCGACAGCGCGCCCTTGCTACAGATGTGTTGACCTCTAGGAAATATACTGAACGAGCTTACAAATATCGCCCACTTAAGGTGGTGGAATTTGACCGACCGTATCCTCAATGCATAGCATACTTGGATCTGAAGCGCGAGGAGTGTGGCCGACTATTCCCATCTGGGCGGATTTACTCGCAAGCATTCCATCTTGCTGGACAGGGATTCTTCCTCTCAGCACATTGCAACATGGATCAGCAAAGCGCTTTCCACTGCTTTGGTCTCTTCTTGGGGATGCAAGAGAAAGGCTCAACGAGTGTTACCGTGGACTACGAGTTTGCTGCAAGGACAAGGCCATCGGGTGAGTTTGTCAGTAAGTACAAGGGCTGCTACACCTTCACTGGTGGAAAGGCGGTTGGCTACCGCAATCTCTTCGCAATTCCCTGGCCGTCGTTTATGGCTGATGATAGCCTCTTCTTCATCAATGGGGTACTACATCTGAGAGCAGAATTGACCATAAAGCAACTCTAG